One genomic region from Candidatus Xiphinematobacter sp. encodes:
- a CDS encoding small basic protein yields the protein MSQHPSLKSKNAIRARRSVLKRFERVDLLRKRGQFRSDQKVMGLPKTKPDL from the coding sequence ATGAGCCAACATCCTAGCCTGAAAAGCAAAAACGCCATTAGGGCGAGACGCAGTGTTCTCAAGCGATTTGAACGTGTGGATCTCTTAAGAAAGAGAGGCCAATTTCGGTCTGATCAGAAAGTAATGGGCCTCCCGAAGACAAAGCCAGATCTTTAG
- the sufT gene encoding putative Fe-S cluster assembly protein SufT: MNGSQETKLLRDCDAIQIPSGNPLVLPRGTSVVITQMLGGAFTVATDAGLVRIEEKDADALGRERTSALEKETEEGGPSEEKVWNQLRTVFDPEIPVNVVDLGLVYDCQVIPKRMGKVRVLVKMTLTAPGCGMGPAIAADAKTKILAIDGVEDAEVELVWDPPWSQGMISEAGRMKLGLV, encoded by the coding sequence ATGAATGGTTCTCAAGAAACCAAACTTCTACGTGACTGTGATGCTATTCAGATTCCGAGTGGTAATCCCCTAGTTCTTCCCAGAGGTACCTCTGTTGTTATTACCCAAATGTTAGGAGGTGCCTTTACTGTGGCTACTGATGCAGGACTGGTTCGGATTGAAGAGAAAGACGCTGATGCTCTTGGCCGGGAAAGGACGAGTGCCTTGGAGAAAGAGACGGAGGAAGGGGGTCCTTCTGAGGAAAAAGTCTGGAATCAGTTAAGGACGGTCTTTGATCCCGAGATCCCCGTCAATGTTGTGGACCTTGGTTTGGTCTACGACTGCCAAGTTATTCCTAAGAGGATGGGAAAGGTTCGGGTTCTCGTTAAGATGACACTAACTGCTCCAGGTTGCGGCATGGGCCCTGCCATTGCCGCAGATGCCAAAACCAAGATTCTTGCTATTGACGGGGTAGAAGACGCTGAAGTAGAACTGGTTTGGGATCCTCCATGGAGTCAGGGGATGATTAGCGAGGCCGGTCGTATGAAGCTAGGGTTGGTGTAG
- a CDS encoding trans-2-enoyl-CoA reductase family protein, with protein MLIEPRIRNFVCTTAHPDGCVAHVRRQVEYVISRPLLPRAPKRVLVIGASSGYGLASRIVAAFGGRASTIGVFLAREGTEKRPASAGWYNSAAFETAAIKEGLYTKSFNGDAFSEETKKKIISIIQGDLGQVDLVIYSLASPRRLDPVSGRIYKSTLKPIGSSLITKSIRTDKKEIESVTLESATREEILHTIKVMGGEDWKMWVSSMADAGILSEGFRTIAYSYLGPELTRAVYAHGTIGRAKMDLERTAKELNRQLGSGTAFISINKAVVTQASSAIPSVPLYISILFRVMKEKGVHEGCIEQMYRLFVDHLCSSRGPKMDTEGRIRLDDLEMREDIQTEVVKLWEAITTDTIEELSDFRGYQEEFYRLFGFGFPEVDYSKATNLVRHLSDPA; from the coding sequence ATGCTCATCGAGCCGCGAATCCGCAACTTTGTTTGTACGACAGCCCATCCTGATGGGTGCGTTGCTCATGTCCGTCGGCAAGTAGAGTATGTAATATCCAGGCCGTTGCTACCTAGGGCTCCCAAGCGCGTGCTTGTAATAGGTGCCTCGTCTGGCTATGGACTCGCTTCACGGATCGTAGCGGCGTTTGGTGGGCGTGCATCCACGATAGGTGTCTTCCTTGCAAGGGAAGGTACTGAAAAAAGACCTGCTTCAGCAGGTTGGTATAATTCTGCTGCTTTTGAAACAGCTGCAATCAAGGAGGGGCTCTACACAAAAAGCTTTAATGGCGACGCCTTTTCTGAAGAGACAAAGAAAAAGATTATTTCAATTATTCAGGGGGATTTGGGCCAAGTAGACCTTGTTATATACAGCCTTGCTTCTCCTCGTCGTCTGGATCCGGTCAGTGGGAGAATCTACAAGTCTACCCTGAAGCCAATAGGTTCTTCCCTTATCACCAAAAGCATCCGTACGGATAAGAAAGAAATTGAGTCAGTCACTCTTGAGTCTGCCACGCGTGAGGAAATTTTGCACACAATTAAGGTGATGGGTGGGGAGGATTGGAAGATGTGGGTCAGTTCTATGGCAGATGCTGGCATACTATCGGAGGGATTCCGAACAATTGCTTATTCCTACTTGGGTCCAGAACTCACTCGGGCAGTTTATGCACATGGTACTATCGGACGTGCTAAAATGGATCTGGAACGGACAGCTAAAGAGCTGAATAGGCAACTTGGTAGTGGAACTGCTTTTATTTCGATCAACAAGGCGGTAGTAACTCAGGCGAGTTCTGCAATCCCCTCTGTTCCACTCTATATATCTATCCTCTTTAGGGTTATGAAAGAAAAGGGGGTTCATGAAGGATGTATCGAGCAAATGTATAGGCTATTTGTGGATCATCTTTGCTCTTCGAGAGGTCCAAAAATGGATACGGAGGGTCGTATTCGTCTCGATGACCTGGAAATGCGGGAGGACATACAGACCGAGGTCGTTAAGCTTTGGGAGGCGATTACCACGGATACAATAGAAGAACTTTCTGATTTTAGGGGATACCAGGAAGAATTCTATCGTTTGTTCGGATTTGGTTTTCCAGAGGTGGATTACAGCAAGGCAACCAATCTTGTTCGCCACCTTTCAGATCCTGCTTAG
- the aroB gene encoding 3-dehydroquinate synthase, protein MIKISVSCSHTSYDVLVGGGLLTHSGSLVTQILSPSRCAVVTDSNVAKHHLKPVLASLENVGFQPLTLVIPSGEQSKSFCQVYNLCHSMIIAGLDRKSVLFSLGGGVIGDLSGFVAAIFQRGIPLVQLPTTVTSQVDSSVGGKTGVNVSAGKNLIGAFHQPQLVIVDPLTLNTLPNREYWEGFAEIVKHAVIRDTAMLEILPPKRLQDLSTLIVRNIAVKSALVASDERDERGVRALLNFGHTIGHGIETAAGYGSLLHGEAISLGIMAALWLSVRFSGLLQSELEHVAGILRRLSLPIVLPDRIPTECVLTAMRKDKKFEQGKLRFVLTHRLGSAYLSDEVNLQDARHAVEFLRKFI, encoded by the coding sequence ATGATAAAAATATCTGTTTCTTGCTCGCACACTTCCTATGATGTTCTTGTCGGTGGCGGACTACTCACCCATAGTGGGAGCCTGGTCACTCAGATATTATCCCCCAGTAGGTGTGCGGTCGTAACCGATTCCAATGTGGCAAAGCATCATCTGAAGCCGGTGCTTGCCTCTCTGGAAAATGTGGGATTTCAACCCCTAACACTGGTAATCCCTTCTGGAGAGCAATCCAAATCCTTCTGCCAAGTGTACAATTTGTGTCATAGCATGATTATAGCTGGCTTAGACCGAAAATCTGTTCTGTTCTCCCTTGGAGGTGGTGTTATCGGAGACCTGTCGGGGTTTGTTGCAGCAATTTTTCAGCGCGGGATTCCGCTCGTGCAACTCCCGACGACCGTCACTTCCCAAGTAGATAGTTCGGTCGGTGGGAAAACCGGCGTTAATGTCTCAGCAGGAAAAAACCTAATTGGCGCCTTCCATCAACCCCAATTAGTCATTGTAGATCCCCTGACACTAAATACGTTGCCCAATCGGGAATATTGGGAAGGGTTTGCAGAAATAGTGAAACATGCTGTCATCCGAGATACAGCGATGCTGGAGATCTTACCTCCCAAGCGGTTACAAGATCTAAGCACCCTTATTGTTAGGAATATAGCTGTTAAATCTGCTCTTGTTGCCTCTGACGAAAGGGACGAGAGGGGAGTGCGTGCGCTTCTCAATTTTGGGCACACCATCGGGCATGGAATCGAGACTGCCGCTGGTTATGGATCACTACTACATGGGGAGGCTATCAGCCTGGGTATCATGGCCGCACTTTGGCTTTCGGTGCGTTTTTCAGGACTCCTTCAATCTGAACTGGAACATGTTGCGGGGATTCTTCGTCGCCTTTCCCTGCCTATTGTACTCCCTGATAGGATCCCCACTGAGTGCGTCCTGACCGCCATGAGAAAGGACAAAAAATTTGAACAGGGGAAGCTGCGTTTTGTGCTTACTCATCGCCTAGGAAGTGCCTATCTGAGTGATGAGGTCAACCTGCAAGATGCTCGCCACGCAGTCGAGTTTCTTCGTAAATTCATCTGA
- a CDS encoding YebC/PmpR family DNA-binding transcriptional regulator produces MAGHSKWSKVKRVKESLDVKRGRLFSKLSKEIMIAARSGGRNFHLNPRLRAAVQSARSKSMPNENIVRAIARGGCAGSTVAAAEQALYEGYGAGGAAILVEAATENRNRTAAVLRSLFSKKQGALGGPGSASHLFLRKGQILIPRGNLQEEWLLEVALQAGAEDLVCNDEFFTLFTSPDRFHSVAESLIRDFQVPIESQQLTFLPRRIVNISDLQTASYVLQLCNVLQEHEDVLRIHSNFNIPERLLGKVPLN; encoded by the coding sequence ATGGCCGGCCACAGTAAATGGTCGAAAGTTAAGCGTGTGAAGGAGAGTCTGGATGTAAAACGCGGCAGGCTTTTCTCTAAACTTTCCAAGGAAATCATGATCGCTGCCAGATCAGGCGGGAGAAATTTTCACTTGAATCCCCGACTTAGGGCTGCGGTCCAATCTGCACGGTCTAAAAGTATGCCAAACGAAAACATTGTACGGGCTATTGCAAGGGGAGGATGTGCGGGATCTACAGTTGCCGCTGCAGAACAGGCACTGTATGAGGGTTATGGTGCGGGGGGTGCTGCTATCCTTGTGGAAGCAGCCACTGAAAATAGAAATCGGACCGCTGCTGTTCTGCGTTCCTTGTTTTCGAAAAAGCAAGGGGCCTTAGGTGGTCCTGGTAGCGCATCTCATCTTTTTCTCCGAAAGGGGCAGATCTTGATCCCAAGAGGAAATCTACAGGAAGAGTGGCTTTTGGAAGTGGCGCTTCAGGCAGGTGCCGAGGACCTAGTCTGCAATGACGAGTTTTTTACCCTCTTTACATCTCCCGACCGATTCCATTCAGTTGCAGAATCCTTAATAAGGGATTTCCAAGTCCCAATTGAATCTCAGCAACTAACCTTCCTTCCAAGAAGAATCGTGAATATTAGTGATTTGCAAACAGCCTCCTATGTTCTTCAGCTTTGCAATGTGCTGCAAGAACATGAGGATGTTTTGCGTATCCACTCCAATTTCAATATCCCGGAAAGGCTGCTCGGAAAAGTCCCTCTAAATTGA
- the rho gene encoding transcription termination factor Rho, with protein sequence MKPRRKRITRLRHPKGNAPARTIPAPNLGLLPKSSTGVTPPGNNFTLLNKNKEVAVVSPAAEASIRCHAEESPASPPAYVPPSYTEGIIEVSGKGFGFLREARRNFAQSQNDVFVTPEVVRKHGLRDGMKIKGETRKSSRGLQLFRLVGIEGETPGFIQNLPLFEELTTVNPKARIRLETIPERFTTRIVDLVAPIGRGQRGLIVAPPRTGKTTLLQHIAEAVVKNYPEMGLIILLVDERPEEVTEIRRTVPQAALMASSNDSDIKSHTRVAQLAIERAKRLVEMGKHVFVLMDSLTRIGRAFNNAQSGGGRTMSGGVDSRALETPRKLFAAARNTEEAGSLTIMATALIDTGSRMDELIFQEFKGTGNMELVLDRKISDQRIYPAVDIFLSGTRREELLLPEQDLHKVNIIRRGLAGHKPIEAIERLLFFIQKYPSNAEMLRNIPG encoded by the coding sequence ATGAAGCCTAGGCGCAAGCGTATTACACGCTTGCGCCATCCAAAGGGAAATGCTCCCGCTCGGACTATTCCTGCTCCCAACTTGGGTCTTCTCCCAAAATCTTCCACTGGAGTTACTCCTCCGGGGAATAACTTTACTCTTTTAAATAAAAATAAAGAAGTTGCCGTGGTCTCTCCCGCCGCAGAAGCTTCAATACGGTGTCATGCTGAAGAATCTCCGGCTTCTCCCCCAGCATATGTTCCTCCTTCTTATACGGAAGGAATCATAGAAGTATCGGGCAAAGGATTTGGCTTTCTGAGGGAAGCAAGGCGGAACTTCGCCCAATCTCAGAACGATGTCTTTGTTACTCCAGAAGTTGTGCGTAAGCATGGTCTCCGAGACGGAATGAAAATCAAGGGCGAGACCCGAAAAAGTAGCCGCGGCCTCCAGCTTTTTAGACTTGTTGGAATCGAGGGGGAGACGCCGGGCTTTATTCAAAATCTCCCCCTTTTTGAGGAGCTAACAACAGTCAACCCCAAAGCTCGAATAAGGCTTGAGACAATCCCAGAGCGTTTTACAACCCGCATTGTGGATCTTGTAGCACCCATTGGTCGTGGACAACGAGGCTTAATTGTGGCCCCCCCACGTACCGGAAAAACCACGCTCCTCCAGCATATCGCAGAGGCAGTAGTAAAAAATTACCCAGAAATGGGGCTAATTATCCTCCTTGTGGACGAGCGCCCTGAAGAGGTAACAGAAATCCGTAGAACGGTTCCTCAGGCTGCACTTATGGCTAGTTCTAACGATAGTGACATTAAAAGTCACACTCGTGTTGCCCAGTTAGCCATCGAACGAGCTAAACGCCTTGTAGAGATGGGAAAACATGTCTTTGTTCTTATGGATTCCCTAACCCGCATCGGTCGGGCATTTAATAACGCACAGAGTGGAGGGGGGCGTACCATGTCTGGCGGAGTCGATTCTAGAGCACTAGAAACCCCACGTAAGCTATTTGCGGCTGCGCGCAACACTGAGGAAGCTGGATCCCTTACCATTATGGCTACGGCCCTCATTGACACGGGTAGTCGTATGGACGAGTTGATCTTTCAAGAATTTAAAGGAACCGGGAACATGGAACTCGTTCTAGACCGCAAAATTAGTGATCAGCGTATCTATCCAGCAGTAGACATTTTCCTCTCCGGTACTCGCCGTGAGGAGCTTCTTCTTCCAGAGCAGGATCTCCATAAGGTGAACATTATCCGCCGCGGTTTAGCTGGACATAAGCCGATTGAAGCCATCGAACGGCTGCTATTTTTTATCCAGAAATACCCCTCCAATGCAGAAATGCTGCGCAATATTCCAGGGTAG
- a CDS encoding methylated-DNA--[protein]-cysteine S-methyltransferase, producing the protein MSKADVLPPGAIRVSTLLGEMLLASDGHALVFATFVDTFPHDLSSVSAGPGGGCLGNFFQEVSYQMDNYLHGRQRKFTVPVCPRGPHFSQRVWSVLTKIPPGSWTTYGAVADDLGCPKSARAVGAACRRNPIAIFIPCHRVLSKSRQLAGYTGGLCRKALLLYLERIFYS; encoded by the coding sequence ATGAGTAAGGCGGATGTTCTCCCTCCAGGGGCTATTCGCGTTTCCACTTTACTTGGGGAAATGCTCTTGGCTTCAGACGGCCATGCACTAGTTTTTGCGACTTTTGTCGATACATTTCCACATGATTTATCTTCCGTCTCAGCGGGACCAGGAGGGGGATGCCTAGGCAATTTCTTCCAAGAGGTTTCTTACCAAATGGACAATTATCTCCACGGTAGACAAAGGAAGTTTACGGTTCCTGTCTGCCCCAGGGGGCCCCACTTTAGCCAAAGGGTGTGGAGTGTGCTGACGAAGATCCCACCCGGCTCGTGGACAACCTATGGAGCAGTAGCCGACGACCTGGGTTGCCCGAAATCTGCTCGTGCTGTTGGTGCAGCTTGCCGAAGAAATCCAATAGCTATTTTTATCCCTTGTCATCGCGTCCTAAGCAAGAGCCGTCAGCTTGCCGGCTACACCGGTGGTTTATGCCGAAAGGCACTGCTTCTTTACCTTGAGAGGATCTTCTATTCCTAG